A window of Cryptomeria japonica chromosome 3, Sugi_1.0, whole genome shotgun sequence contains these coding sequences:
- the LOC131037209 gene encoding peroxidase P7, which translates to MKTCGLIECLNIIALVILCSRAAHGQLSSTFYEDSCPYIWPIVREAVAQAVEKEKRMGASLLRLHFHDCFVNGCDGSILVDDTPTFKGEKNAGPNANSVRGYEVIDIIKSRLEFACSGVVSCADIVAIAARDSVVELGGPTWPVQLGRRDSRTASLSSANTLLPSPFANLSTLISQFQAQGLSAKDMIALSGAHTIGQARCTIFRSRIYKESNIDTAFATSMQANCPSSGGDNNPSPLDVATPTFFDNNYYKNLRSLRGLLHSDQVLFNGGSADAQVATYSMDPYAFFSDFATAMVNMGNINPLTGTSGEVRKNCRKIN; encoded by the exons ATGAAGACATGTGGTctaattgaatgtttgaatattattGCCTTAGTTATTTTATGTTCAAGAGCTGCCCATGGGCAACTTAGTTCAACATTTTATGAAGATTCATGTCCTTATATATGGCCAATAGTCAGGGAAGCTGTTGCACAAGCTGTGGAAAAGGAGAAGAGGATGGGTGCATCTTTGCTCCGCCTTCACTTTCATGACTGTTTTGTTAAT GGGTGTGATGGGTCGATATTAGTGGACGACACCCCTACATTTAAAGGAGAAAAGAATGCAGGACCAAATGCCAATTCTGTGAGAGGCTATGAAGTGATAGACATCATTAAAAGTCGGCTAGAGTTTGCTTGCAGTGGGGTCGTTTCGTGTGCGGACATTGTAGCCATTGCTGCTCGTGATTCTGTTGTAGAA CTAGGAGGACCAACATGGCCAGTACAGCTGGGAAGGAGAGACTCAAGAACTGCAAGTTTAAGTAGTGCCAACACCCTTCTTCCTTCTCCCTTTGCAAACCTGAGTACTCTTATCTCTCAATTTCAAGCTCAAGGTCTTTCTGCCAAGGACATGATTGCTCTTTCAG GTGCTCATACAATTGGTCAAGCACGGTGCACCATCTTCAGATCCCGCATCTACAAAGAATCCAACATAGACACTGCATTTGCAACTTCTATGCAGGCCAACTGCCCAAGTAGTGGTGGGGATAATAACCCTTCACCCTTGGATGTTGCCACTCCCACTTTCTTTGACAATAACTACTACAAAAATCTGAGAAGCCTGAGAGGCCTTCTACACTCTGATCAGGTATTGTTTAATGGCGGCTCTGCAGATGCTCAGGTTGCTACCTACAGTATGGATCCTTATGCCTTCTTCAGTGATTTTGCAACAGCCATGGTAAATATGGGAAATATCAACCCTCTTACCGGAACCAGTGGAGAAGTTAGAAAAAATTGTAGGAAAATCAATTGA